One Huiozyma naganishii CBS 8797 chromosome 4, complete genome genomic region harbors:
- the KNAG0D01590 gene encoding uncharacterized protein (similar to Saccharomyces cerevisiae YIL055C; ancestral locus Anc_7.245) → MPGTATTTMTTKVNGTARKGDIEVCSPRSEKPRAVPNPSDKMTKKDSKLNNQSPRRPSSFSSLNNSVYTTNVSSSSSSFRSNDYYSHDSSGPRANQRMSSGSANSNHDVVLIKVDNLPPRKNWKQVKYLIGGIIHHSNILKVKMLPPMAYAAPPFMTVQSCVVSLKGHMNSEMVNDLLGTLNTYQWDYYDLYAYMLPPWNTMLKRGSFSTPSNDNMANVSEGDLMPGANIPYNMSPMPPPPSGLGAYPMIPPFMPPNFPVGMDPNGVNQQPEPMSNGVRHEPMPVFDNEHLKPRRGSKPSALEEDGGRTESQGTNSPITPTLMSDVSQSPAGESPFSLMPMPDLGSQTGVPPPNFPMGMMGGPLPPPPSMLLPPQGMNGLQMNNMSPGFRRRYSYHQTGIPDYTRPVSSTTMPPYAMDQSMLPPGMESELFKRNTNPFKQPKKLKNIFNERNFRKQMTDRGMWQLKLTNFPPYLLPETQTLIPGDHTNLEVDITTDNVNKFGKLRWTVLKDFIKLKCPKLLNLQDIGLGNGASHPPHGENTREFYVGVYEEDEQNMVIDLQGREDGMDGVFQMESIIYSAVIGFHNKELSDLCFKILQGQEYSLGYRLEVEELPPYDENNEDGGVLNETLRKLSIDQQHT, encoded by the coding sequence ATGCCAGGAACAGCCACTACCACTATGACTACCAAGGTAAATGGTACAGCAAGAAAGGGAGATATTGAAGTTTGTTCCCCCCGCTCAGAAAAACCGAGAGCAGTACCAAATCCCAGTGATAAAATGACAAAGAAGGACTCTAAGCTTAATAATCAGAGTCCAAGAAGACCATCGTCCTTTTCGAGTTTGAACAACAGTGTATACACAACAAACgtgtcctcctcctcgtcatctttCCGGTCAAACGACTACTACAGCCATGATTCCAGCGGACCCCGTGCAAATCAGAGAATGTCCAGTGGGTCAGCTAACTCTAATCACGACGTGGTCTTAATTAAAGTGGACAATCTGCCACCGAggaaaaattggaaacaAGTGAAGTATTTAATAGGTGGGATTATTCACCACTCTAATATCCTGAAGGTAAAAATGTTACCACCAATGGCGTACGCGGCTCCCCCATTCATGACAGTTCAAAGCTGTGTCGTCTCACTGAAGGGCCACATGAACAGTGAAATGGTTAATGACCTGCTCGGAACTTTAAACACGTACCAATGGGACTACTACGATCTGTATGCATATATGCTGCCACCATGGAACACTATGCTGAAGAGGGGGTCCTTCTCAACGCCATCTAATGATAATATGGCGAACGTGTCTGAAGGGGATTTAATGCCTGGAGCAAACATCCCCTATAACATGTCTCCAATGCCCCCACCTCCGTCAGGACTTGGAGCGTACCCAATGATACCCCCATTTATGCCTCCAAATTTCCCAGTCGGGATGGACCCCAATGGTGTAAACCAACAGCCAGAGCCAATGAGCAACGGCGTTAGACACGAACCAATGCCCGTCTTTGACAATGAACATTTGAAACCGCGTCGTGGTTCGAAACCTTCTGCTCTAGAAGAAGACGGAGGGCGCACCGAGTCGCAGGGGACGAACTCTCCAATAACGCCGACGTTGATGTCCGATGTCTCACAATCTCCCGCGGGGGAAAGCCCGTTCTCGCTGATGCCCATGCCGGATTTGGGGTCACAGACAGGTGTACCGCCTCCCAACTTCCCGATGGGGATGATGGGTGGTCCGTTGCCGCCTCCGCCCTCTATGCTACTGCCACCACAGGGTATGAATGGCCTTCAAATGAACAACATGTCACCCGGGTTTAGGAGGAGGTACTCGTACCACCAGACAGGGATTCCAGACTACACGAGGCCTGTATCTTCAACCACCATGCCACCGTATGCGATGGATCAAAGTATGCTGCCCCCCGGGATGGAATCCGAGCTGTTTAAACGCAACACCAACCCATTCAAGCAAcccaaaaaattgaagaatataTTCAACGAGAGGAACTTCAGGAAACAAATGACGGATAGAGGGATGTGGCAGTTGAAGTTGACGAATTTCCCTCCTTATCTGTTACCGGAGACTCAGACTCTGATACCGGGGGACCATACCAATTTGGAGGTCGATATCACGACGGATAACGTCAACAAATTTGGCAAGCTTCGGTGGACTGTGCTGAAGGATTTCATCAAGTTGAAGTGTCCCAAGTTGCTCAACTTACAAGACATAGGCTTGGGCAATGGGGCCAGTCACCCACCACACGGCGAGAATACGAGGGAGTTTTACGTTGGTGTGTACGAGGAGGATGAACAGAACATGGTCATTGATTTGCAAGGGCGGGAGGACGGCATGGATggagttttccaaatggagAGCATTATTTACAGTGCAGTGATTGGGTTTCATAACAAGGAACTGAGTGATTTGTGCTTCAAGATATTACAAGGGCAGGAGTACTCTCTGGGTTATCGTTTGGAAGTGGAAGAGTTGCCGCCATATGACGAGAACAACGAGGACGGAGGTGTGTTGAACGAAACGTTGAGGAAACTGAGCATCGATCAGCAGCATACGTGA
- the DFG10 gene encoding putative polyprenol reductase (similar to Saccharomyces cerevisiae DFG10 (YIL049W); ancestral locus Anc_7.235) — MIDLLFKFAKYFLPSTCILGLVCIVVAKLQLPDFLEYGKTLRNHDNNENSGVLELLAHFTLPKSLFSHFYVISFAFSLFEVIVYPNQDLVWILMAHSLRRLYETLFVCKYNENSRMNWSHYAVGIWFYSSLHVVTITKLYQNDISEKISPIITVIFCLASADQYRNHVILSNLIKYSLPKRGLFRYTCCPHYLDEIVIYASLTAINIDYAWLLIWVVISLSVSATETREYYLHKFKDEPVPSSAIIPFIW, encoded by the coding sequence ATGATAGATTTGCTTTTCAAATTTGCTAAGTACTTTCTGCCGAGCACGTGTATACTGGGACTCGTATGCATAGTGGTAGCAAAGTTGCAACTACcagattttttggaataTGGGAAAACACTCCGAAATCATGATAATAATGAGAACAGCGGTGTGCTTGAACTACTGGCACATTTCACGCTTCCAAAATCACTATTCTCCCACTTTTACGTAATATCATTCGCTTTCTCATTATTTGAAGTGATTGTATATCCTAATCAAGATTTGGTGTGGATTTTAATGGCCCACTCGCTACGGAGGCTCTATGAGACCCTTTTCGTATGCAAATATAATGAAAATTCAAGGATGAACTGGTCGCATTACGCAGTAGGTATATGGTTCTACTCATCCTTGCACGTTGTAACAATCACAAAGCTATACCAAAATGACATAAGTGAAAAAATAAGCCCAATAATAACTGTCATTTTTTGCTTAGCATCAGCGGACCAATACAGAAACCACGTAATTCTATCCAACTTGATAAAATATTCCCTGCCAAAGAGAGGGCTGTTTCGATACACATGCTGTCCTCATTATTTGGATGAAATAGTTATTTATGCTTCACTAACAGCCATTAACATTGACTATGCCTGGCTTTTGATTTGGGTAGTGATAAGCTTATCCGTGTCAGCAACTGAAACTAGGGAATACTATTTACATAAATTCAAGGATGAGCCGGTACCATCCTCAGCCATAATACCATTTATTTGGTAA
- the RPL34B gene encoding 60S ribosomal protein eL34 (similar to Saccharomyces cerevisiae RPL34A (YER056C-A) and RPL34B (YIL052C); ancestral locus Anc_7.237) produces the protein MAQRVTFRRRNPYNTRSNKIKVVKTPGGKLVAQHVKKQASRPKCGDCGVPLPGIATLRPRQYASLSKTHKTVSRIYGGSRCANCVKERIVRAFLIEEQKIVKKVVKEQTEAAAKAEKKKGKKN, from the exons ATGGCTCAACGTGTTACCTttagaagaagaaatccaT ACAACACCCGTTCCAACAAGATCAAGGTTGTGAAGACCCCAGGTGGTAAGTTGGTTGCTCAGCATGTCAAGAAGCAGGCTAGCAGACCAAAGTGTGGTGACTGTGGTGTCCCTCTACCAGGTATTGCCACTCTAAGACCAAGACAGTACGCCTCTCTTTCCAAGACCCACAAGACCGTTTCCAGAATCTACGGTGGTTCCAGATGTGCCAACTGTGTCAAGGAAAGAATTGTCAGAGCTTTCTTGATCgaagaacaaaagattGTTAAGAAGGTCGTCAAGGAGCAAACTGAAGCTGCTGCCAAGGccgaaaaaaagaagggTAAGAAGAACTAA
- the KNAG0D01640 gene encoding cytosine permease (similar to Saccharomyces cerevisiae FCY2 (YER056C); ancestral locus Anc_7.236) yields MPLHRRLSAVVGGSKEMSYEMSDFKKTPSEDVKFTPVESNTYSEDERSASVEETRLGFFSRLAGHLNAETKGVEPVLDHEKNDDSIVDAASMWFSANMVIAAYALGGLGPAVFRLNFGQSVLVIIFFNILGLLAIAFFSVFGAEFGLRQMILSRFLLGNVTARIFSLINVIACVGWGVVNTTVSAQLLNMVNPPHNCPLWAGCVIIVGGTVLITFFGYRVIHAYERWSWVPNFVVFLVIIARLKISGNFKNGPWTSGPTTAGSVLSFGSTVFGFAAGYTTYAADYTVYMPRKTNKYKIFFSLVAGLCFPLFFCMITGAAAAAAAVNTSEWMEYFHKNAMGGVTYAILVPNSLHGFGDFCCVILALSTVANNIPNMYSIALSLQALWEPFAKVPRVVWTMCGNAATVGIAIPACYYFEGFMENFMDSIGYYLAIYISISMSEHFIYRKGFGGYRIEDWNRWDRLPIGIAGTAALIVGAFGVALGMCQTYWVGEIGRLIGDHGGDIGFELGASWAFIVYNILRPLEIKYFGR; encoded by the coding sequence ATGCCACTGCATCGGAGACTGTCAGCAGTAGTCGGTGGAAGCAAAGAGATGTCATATGAAATGAGCGACTTCAAAAAAACTCCATCCGAAGATGTGAAGTTTACTCCAGTCGAGTCAAACACCTACTCTGAGGACGAACGGTCAGCCTCAGTTGAGGAGACCAGGCTGGGTTTTTTCAGTAGGCTAGCTGGTCACTTGAACGCGGAGACTAAAGGGGTAGAGCCTGTTTTAGACCATGAAAAAAACGACGATTCTATAGTGGATGCGGCCTCTATGTGGTTCTCTGCAAACATGGTCATTGCTGCATATGCATTGGGTGGGTTAGGTCCTGCGGTCTTCCGTTTGAACTTTGGTCAATCAGTTCTAGttattatatttttcaacatACTCGGGTTATTGGCAATTGCattcttttctgtttttggTGCTGAATTTGGGCTACGTCAAATGATTCTCTCCAGATTCCTGCTCGGTAATGTCACTGCAAGAATATTTTCGTTGATTAACGTGATCGCCTGTGTTGGTTGGGGGGTCGTCAATACGACCGTATCGGCACAGTTGCTAAACATGGTCAATCCACCTCACAACTGTCCGTTGTGGGCCGGCTGTGTGATCATCGTCGGTGGTACCGTGCTAATAACCTTTTTTGGCTATAGAGTTATTCATGCATACGAGAGATGGTCGTGGGTACCCAATTTCGTAGTGTTCCTCGTCATCATAGCTCGTCTGAAAATATCAGggaatttcaaaaatggtCCTTGGACATCTGGCCCAACGACCGCCGGTAGCGTGTTATCGTTTGGGTCTACAGTGTTTGGTTTTGCAGCTGGGTATACGACATACGCAGCTGACTACACCGTCTACATGCCaaggaaaacaaacaaatacaaaatcttcttctccctAGTCGCAGGTCTATGCTTCCCGCTGTTCTTTTGTATGATCACAGGTGCCgcagctgctgctgctgcggtgAACACTTCAGAGTGGATGGAATATTTCCACAAGAATGCAATGGGTGGTGTCACTTATGCTATTCTGGTGCCAAACTCTCTCCATGGCTTTGGAGACTTTTGCTGCGTCATTCTGGCTCTTTCGACCGTGGCGAACAACATCCCAAACATGTATAGTATTGCATTGTCACTACAGGCATTGTGGGAGCCTTTTGCTAAAGTACCAAGAGTGGTCTGGACAATGTGTGGTAACGCTGCCACTGTTGGGATTGCAATTCCAGCTTGTTACTACTTTGAAGGGTTTATGGAAAACTTTATGGACTCGATTGGTTACTACCTTGCAATTTATATCAGCATCTCGATGTCCGAACATTTCATTTACAGAAAAGGTTTTGGTGGCTATAGGATCGAAGATTGGAACAGGTGGGATAGATTACCCATCGGTATTGCCGGCACGGCAGCTTTGATTGTCGGGGCTTTTGGGGTTGCATTAGGGATGTGTCAAACGTATTGGGTAGGTGAAATTGGACGTTTGATTGGTGATCACGGTGGTGATATTGGATTTGAGCTTGGTGCATCATGGGCATTTATTGTTTACAATATCTTGAGACCATTAGAAATCAAGTATTTTGGTCGCTAA
- the KNAG0D01630 gene encoding PHO85 cyclin family protein (similar to Saccharomyces cerevisiae PCL6 (YER059W) and PCL7 (YIL050W); ancestral locus Anc_7.240), which produces MVHTPDDIANTILKVAPIQIPNDDTDSLGNKELHVNSYAHPFVQQSSFSNGGHSKSTPINIASHKNQNSAFGSSLATERFLNSSHTSYSSYTNPLTHHKALEPSSFTSDNSKSSFIGSLQSNHSFQKNEIPDNASSTANSNNTNTNTNIITNNNNIDNIINNSNYNNKLAITAGQYIDTNATTTPEHSFQNDPFHTNTTDGDGLENTYYINQNTNDQPHAPQETNCPKRYESISIATLPIDDILQMLTALLDKIVSSNDELNNGGPPAGCEDKQQDHDTINAITSFYGKHVPQITIEQYLLRIQKYCPTTNDIFLSLLVFFDRISKKFNIHQQKQQSNVSDSDEQAPHQTFVMDSYNIHRLLIAGVTVSTKFFSDFFYSNARYARVGGISLQEMNHLELQFLILCDFKLLIPIDELQRYAELLYRFWDSNQKPATWPT; this is translated from the coding sequence ATGGTACACACTCCTGATGACATAGCGAATACAATCCTGAAGGTCGCTCCTATCCAGATCCCAAATGACGATACAGATTCCCTGGGCAATAAAGAGTTGCATGTCAACAGTTATGCACATCCGTTTGTGCAGCAAAGCAGCTTTAGTAATGGTGGCCACTCAAAGAGCACACCCATTAATATTGCCTCCCATAAAAATCAGAACTCTGCCTTCGGTTCGTCACTCGCAACTGAGAGGTTTTTAAACAGTTCACACACATCCTATTCGTCATACACTAACCCGCTTACGCATCACAAGGCACTAGAACCTAGCTCATTTACCAGTGATAATTCAAAATCGAGTTTTATTGGCTCGCTACAGAGTAACCAtagtttccaaaaaaatgaaatcCCTGATAATGCATCCAGTACGGCTAATAGTAACAACACTAATACCAATACTAATATCATCACTAATAATAACAACATCGATAATATCATCAACAATAGTAattataataataaacTAGCGATAACTGCAGGGCAGTATATCGACACAAACGCTACTACCACACCAGAACACAGTTTCCAGAATGACCCATTTCATACAAATACAACGGATGGAGACGGTCTGGAAAATACATATTACATTAATCAAAACACTAATGACCAACCACACGCTccacaagaaacaaattGTCCAAAGCGTTACGAAAGTATCAGCATAGCTACCCTTCCTATTGACGATATACTGCAGATGCTAACTGCTTTGTTAGATAAAATCGTTAGTTCAAATGATGAATTAAATAATGGTGGTCCCCCCGCTGGCTGTGAGGACAAACAACAAGACCACGATACAATAAATGCAATCACAAGTTTCTACGGTAAGCACGTCCCACAGATAACTATAGAACAATACCTATTAAGAATTCAAAAGTACTGTCCCACTACAAATGACATATTTCTATCCTTACTTGTATTCTTCGACAGAatctccaagaagttcaacatTCACCAGCAGAAGCAACAGTCGAATGTGTCTGATAGCGATGAGCAAGCACCACATCAAACTTTTGTCATGGATTCATACAATATACACAGATTGTTAATTGCCGGGGTGACCGTCAGCACAAAATTCTTTAGCGATTTCTTTTACAGTAACGCTCGTTACGCAAGAGTGGGTGGTATATCATTACAGGAAATGAACCACTTAGAATTACAgtttttgattttgtgCGACTTTAAACTGTTGATACCTATCGATGAGCTGCAAAGATACGCAGAATTGCTCTACCGATTCTGGGACAGTAATCAGAAACCAGCCACGTGGCCAACCTGA
- the MMF1 gene encoding isoleucine biosynthesis protein MMF1 (similar to Saccharomyces cerevisiae HMF1 (YER057C) and MMF1 (YIL051C); ancestral locus Anc_7.238), with product MLSNMVFKAPIARSLNTLTPVATKLAPPAAASYSQAMKFNKMVFVSGQIPYTHDNKPVEGSISKKADQVFQNIKNILDASNSSLDKIIKVNVFLKDINNFKEFNGVYAKYFNVHKPARSCVAVAALPLDVDVEVEVIATEKD from the coding sequence ATGTTGAGTAACATGGTCTTCAAGGCACCAATTGCCAGATCTTTGAACACACTGACTCCGGTCGCCACAAAGTTGGCCCCACCAGCTGCTGCATCCTACTCTCAAGCGATGAAATTCAACAAGATGGTGTTTGTGTCTGGTCAAATCCCATACACTCATGATAATAAGCCTGTGGAGGGGTCAATCTCTAAAAAGGCAGAccaagttttccaaaacatcAAGAACATTTTGGATGCCAGTAACTCTTCCCTAGATAAGATTATCAAAGTCAATGTCTTCTTAAAGGATATTAACAACTTTAAAGAGTTCAACGGGGTTTACGCCAAGTACTTCAATGTCCACAAACCTGCAAGATCGTGTGTTGCGGTTGCTGCCCTACCTTTGGACGTAGACGTAGAGGTGGAAGTAATTGCCACAGAGAAAGATTAG
- the GPP1 gene encoding glycerol-1-phosphatase RHR2 (similar to Saccharomyces cerevisiae HOR2 (YER062C) and RHR2 (YIL053W); ancestral locus Anc_7.243) produces the protein MSSITKPVSLKVNACLFDVDGTIIISQPAIAAMWRDFGKDKPDFDAEHVIHISHGWRTYDAIAKFAPEFANEEFVAKLEGEIPAKYGEHSIQVPGAVKLCKELNTLPKEKWAVATSGTFEMASQWFKLLGIDRPEYFITASDVQNGKPHPEPYLKGRNGLGYPINEKDPSKSKVVVFEDAPAGIAAGKAAGCKIIGIATTFDLDFLKEKGCDIIVKNHESIRLGDYNAETDEVELIFDDYLYAKDDLLQW, from the coding sequence atgagtTCGATTACCAAgccagtttctttgaaagttaaCGCCTGTCTATTCGACGTTGATGGTACCATCATCATCTCTCAACCGGCCATTGCTGCAATGTGGAGAGACTTCGGTAAGGACAAGCCAGACTTTGACGCTGAACATGTCATCCACATCTCTCACGGGTGGAGAACTTACGACGCTATTGCCAAGTTCGCTCCAGAATTTGCTAACGAAGAGTTCGTCGCCAAGTTGGAAGGTGAAATCCCAGCAAAGTACGGGGAACACTCCATCCAGGTCCCAGGTGCCGTCAAGCTTTGTaaagaattgaacactTTGCCAAAGGAAAAATGGGCCGTCGCCACGTCCGGTACTTTCGAAATGGCCTCTCAATGGTTCAAGCTTCTAGGTATTGACAGACCAGAATACTTCATCACCGCTTCCGATGTCCAAAACGGTAAGCCACACCCAGAACCATACCTAAAGGGTAGAAACGGGCTGGGTTACCCAATCAACGAAAAGGACCCATCCAAGTCTAAGGTCGTCGTTTTCGAAGATGCCCCAGCTGGTATTGCTGCTGGTAAAGCCGCTGGTTGTAAGATCATTGGTATTGCCACCACCTTCGATTTGGACTTCCTAAAGGAGAAGGGTTGTGACATCATTGTCAAGAACCACGAATCCATCAGACTAGGTGATTACAATGCCGAAACTGACGAAGTTGAATTGATCTTCGACGACTACTTGTACGCCAAGGACGACTTGTTGCAATGGTAA